GACGCAAGCGGCGGCCAAATATATCATGGCGGAATGGCCTGAATCGGTTCCCCTGAAGCGTTCCTATCGACGAGAATTGTTGGTTTCTGGCAATTCCTACTTTCTGCAAGTCCAGCCCCTGCGGGATAGCCGAGGGCTAGATTGGTTGATTGTTGTCATTATTCCCAAAGCAGATTTTGCAGGACAGGTGAATCAAAATACCCAAACGACGATCATTTTGTCCTTAGGAGCCTTGGCGATCGCCATTATTGCTAGCACCATCATCAGTCGCATCATCACTGAACCGTTGTTAAATTTATTAGCGGTCAGTCAGCGCGTTGCCTTAAGCGATTTTAGTCAAAAGGCCAAGGTGGGAGCCATTGCCGAGTTTTCCGTGGTGGCGCGATCGTTTAACCAAATGCTCCAAGATTTGCAACAGTCTCGGCGGCAGTTGGAAGAGTACTCTCGCCTATTGGAAAATAAAGTCAGTGAGCGAACGGCCAAGCTACAGCAGGAAATCAGTGAGCGGATGGTGGTGGAATCGGCATTACAATCGGCGAATCAAGAACTACAACGCATTGCCTACATTGATGGCTTGACGCAAGTGGCAAATCGTCGTCACTTCGATGAATGTCTACAGGCGGAATGGCGGCGACTGGAGCGGGCTGGGTTGCCGTTGTCGTTAATTCTCTGTGATGTTGATTACTTTAAAGCCTTTAACGATACCTACGGCCATCAGATGGGTGACGAATGTCTGAGACAGGTGGCAACGGTGCTGCAACGGGCGGTCAAGCGGCCTGGGGATATTGTGGCTCGCTATGGCGGCGAGGAATTTGGCATTATCCTCCCCAACACCACCGCCCGAGGTGCCGCTCAAATTATTACCCGTATCCAAAGCAAATTGGGCGAATTAAAAATTCAACATGAACAGTCCAAGGTCAGCTCCTGGGTCACCCTGAGCTTTGGGGTGGCCACCATGATCCCCCTACATGATATTGATGCTTCAAAAATTGTCACGATCGCAGATCATGCCCTCTACCAGGCTAAACTCAGCGGCAGAAACCAAGCCATTAGCCAAGAAGTCGCGTTGTAACTGATATCAACAACACCGGAAGATCCCTTGAGTTTCGATCTCCCGGTGCCTAGTCTGTTTTTGATGAAAGCTGCCTAATCTTGCTTCAGCTTAGGCCGATAGGTAGAGACGACTTGCAACTCCTTAAGCTGCTTGTCTTCCACGTTGGAGGGCGCATTGGTGAGCAAACAGCGGGCCTGCTGGGTCTTCGGGAAGGCGATCGCATCCCGAATCGACTCTTCGCCCGCCAACAGCATCGCCAAGCGATCGATCCCGTAGGCAATCCCACCGTGGGGCGGCGTGCCATACTCGAACGCTTCCAGCAAGAAGCCAAACTTGCTCTGGGCTTCTTCATCGCTGAGGCCGATCGTTGCAAACACCTTGGCTTGCAGATCGGGTTGATAGATCCGTAAACTACCGCCACCGATTTCGTAGCCGTTCAACACAATGTCGTAGGCTTGGGCGCGGGCCGTTGCCAGGTTGTCGCGATCCTCCGGGAACGGGGAGGTAAACGGGTGGTGCAGTGCTTCCAACCGCTTTTCATCGGCATTCCACTCGAACATCGGGAAATCCGTTACCCAGAGCAGATTCCACAGGCTTTCGTCGATCAGGTTCAACTCCCGACCCACCACCTGCCGCAGCCGATCGAGGGTCTTGTTCACCGTCGCTGTATCCCCCGCCCCAAACAGCAGGAGATGTCCGGCTTGGGCTCCGGTACGCTGGAGCAATTCGGCCTTTTGTTCCGGGGTTAGGTTGTCTTTGATGGCTCCGATCGTGTCGATTTCGCCATTTTCCCGCACGCGGATGTAGGCCAGTCCCTTCGCACCTGCAACGGTCGCCTCGTTGAACAGATCCCCACCGGGCTTGATCCGCACGTTGGAAATGGCATCATTGCCCCCCGGAATCGGCAGGATTTTAATAATGCCGCCCTTGGCCACCGCATCGGAGAAGACCTTAAAGCCAGAATCCTTGAGGATGTCAGACACGTCCACCAGTTCCAGCCCAAAGCGAGTATCGGGCTTATCGGAACCGTACTTCTCCATCGCTTCTTTGTAAGTCAGGCGGGGAAAGGGACGGGGAATGTCGATGCCTTTAACTGCCTTGAAGATGTAGCAGACGAGGCGCTCGTTCAGATCCAGAATTTCCTCCTGACCCATGAAGCTCATTTCCATGTCGAGCTGGGTAAACTCCGGTTGCCGATCGGCCCGTAGATCCTCATCCCGGAAACAGCGCGCCACTTGGTAATAGCGATCGAGCCCCGACACCATCAGCAACTGCTTAAACAACTGAGGCGACTGGGGCAGGGCAAACCATTCACCGGGGTTCACCCGAGACGGCAGAATGTAGTCCCGTGCGCCCTCTGGGGTGGATTTGGTCAGAATGGGAGTTTCGACTTCGGTAAATTGCTCTTCATCCTCCAAGAACCGCCGCGCCGACTTAATCACCTGGTGGCGCAGTTGCAAGTTCTTGCTCATGCGCTCCCGCCGCAGATCGAGATAGCGATACTTGAGGCGCAGTTCTTCCTTCACCGTCTCCGTTTCCGCACTGGACACCTGGAAGGGCAACTGTTTGCGCACCGCACTGAGAATTTCAATCTCATCGGCATAAATTTCGATTTCCCCCGTGGGGATCTTGGTATTGAGAGATTCCTCAGGCCGCTGGCTCACCCGACCCGTTACTTTGATCACGTATTCGTTGCGAATGTCTCCGGCGATCGGGTGGGATTGGGGCGTGCGATCGGGATCGCTGACCACTTGCACGGTTCCGGTCTTATCCCGCAGGTCGAGAAAAATCACAAAGCCATGATCACGGCGACGATCGACCCAGCCGAACAGGGTGACAGTTTCTCCGATATTGGCTGCTCGAACTTGACCGCAATAGTGACTACGCATGGCTCCTAATCGTTACTTCTAACTAAATTGAAAACCTTTCCATTATGCCAGCATTTGCCGCATTACACCGGACTGCAATAAAAAGCAGCCCAGCCCCTTCGGGCGCGATCGGGATAAGGCGAGTTGAGCTTTCTCACGTTCCCGTAACATTCCCTGGAAAACGGTTATGCCAATGGGGGGTAAGGATTAAGATTTCGGGGACGCCGTCAGATTATTCGTTTGATCCCCCGACTGACAGGATTTTCGTAACGTAACCCTGGATTACACAGCCCTGGATTACACAGCCCTGGATTACACACTCTATGGAAACATCACAGAAATCGTTCAACTGGAAAGCTATTCCGCTCTATGCACAAATTGCGATCGCGATTGTCCTAGCGATCGGCGTTGGAATTGCGCTGGGGGCGGGTCATGCCAGCGAAGCCGTTCAAGGTTGGGCTAATCACCTAGCCGTGCCCTGTACGCTCATCCTCAAAGCCCTGCGTACCCTGGCGACGCCGCTGATTTTGCTAGCCGTGCTGCATACCTTTTTGACCGCTGACATTCCCGGTCGATCGGGCCGGAAACTCGCGATTTTGCTGATCACCAACACTACGGTCGCGATCGTCATTGGTCTGTTGGTCGCTAACGTGTTGCAACCCGGTCGCTTTGGCAAGCTGGCGGCCCCCACCGAAGGGATGCATGGCAAGAGCTTGGATCCCTGGGGACTGTTGCAGGACATGGTACCGGAATCGGTGGTCAAGCCCTTGGTGGATAACAATGTTTTGCAATTGATTTTCCTAGCCTTGGCCTTTGGCATTGTGCTGCGGGGCATTAAAGCCCACCAAATTGCTGACGGAAAACGGGACTACGTGGCCGTGGAACAGGGCATTGCCGTGATGTTTGAAGCGGTGATTCGCATTTTGCACTGGGTGATTGCCTTGGTCCCGATCGCAGTCTTTGGTATCGTGGCAAAAACGATCGCGA
The window above is part of the Alkalinema sp. FACHB-956 genome. Proteins encoded here:
- a CDS encoding diguanylate cyclase gives rise to the protein MRLSPFFKHDVTSWQIPLRLILVLPFVLQIVASVGALGWLSYLNGQQAVNETAGYLLSESANHIDRQLRNYLAIPEQAMANSELITRNNNLSSKQWKSLESIFLRQLEINPTLASIGLGRENREAIGAERLSDNALTVWRSGQATNYELQAFYTAEIGKSAQPIRRNANFDPKRSPWYQTAIKAKGLTWSPISPHASGMTAYLYASQPLVINFQPQGVLFSSLNLGQINNFLREVKLSQRGQSFIIERSGLLVATSTSEKPFRPINQVHGAQRTSALESIHPVTQAAAKYIMAEWPESVPLKRSYRRELLVSGNSYFLQVQPLRDSRGLDWLIVVIIPKADFAGQVNQNTQTTIILSLGALAIAIIASTIISRIITEPLLNLLAVSQRVALSDFSQKAKVGAIAEFSVVARSFNQMLQDLQQSRRQLEEYSRLLENKVSERTAKLQQEISERMVVESALQSANQELQRIAYIDGLTQVANRRHFDECLQAEWRRLERAGLPLSLILCDVDYFKAFNDTYGHQMGDECLRQVATVLQRAVKRPGDIVARYGGEEFGIILPNTTARGAAQIITRIQSKLGELKIQHEQSKVSSWVTLSFGVATMIPLHDIDASKIVTIADHALYQAKLSGRNQAISQEVAL
- the aspS gene encoding aspartate--tRNA ligase → MRSHYCGQVRAANIGETVTLFGWVDRRRDHGFVIFLDLRDKTGTVQVVSDPDRTPQSHPIAGDIRNEYVIKVTGRVSQRPEESLNTKIPTGEIEIYADEIEILSAVRKQLPFQVSSAETETVKEELRLKYRYLDLRRERMSKNLQLRHQVIKSARRFLEDEEQFTEVETPILTKSTPEGARDYILPSRVNPGEWFALPQSPQLFKQLLMVSGLDRYYQVARCFRDEDLRADRQPEFTQLDMEMSFMGQEEILDLNERLVCYIFKAVKGIDIPRPFPRLTYKEAMEKYGSDKPDTRFGLELVDVSDILKDSGFKVFSDAVAKGGIIKILPIPGGNDAISNVRIKPGGDLFNEATVAGAKGLAYIRVRENGEIDTIGAIKDNLTPEQKAELLQRTGAQAGHLLLFGAGDTATVNKTLDRLRQVVGRELNLIDESLWNLLWVTDFPMFEWNADEKRLEALHHPFTSPFPEDRDNLATARAQAYDIVLNGYEIGGGSLRIYQPDLQAKVFATIGLSDEEAQSKFGFLLEAFEYGTPPHGGIAYGIDRLAMLLAGEESIRDAIAFPKTQQARCLLTNAPSNVEDKQLKELQVVSTYRPKLKQD
- a CDS encoding dicarboxylate/amino acid:cation symporter, with product METSQKSFNWKAIPLYAQIAIAIVLAIGVGIALGAGHASEAVQGWANHLAVPCTLILKALRTLATPLILLAVLHTFLTADIPGRSGRKLAILLITNTTVAIVIGLLVANVLQPGRFGKLAAPTEGMHGKSLDPWGLLQDMVPESVVKPLVDNNVLQLIFLALAFGIVLRGIKAHQIADGKRDYVAVEQGIAVMFEAVIRILHWVIALVPIAVFGIVAKTIAIQGFEPFKALGVFVLTVILALLLQGVYYLTRVKLGSWVSPGGFLRGGADPLITAFSTASSTVTMPITFEALIAKVGLRESSASMGALVGSNFNNDGTALYEAMAALFIAQVLGLNLSLPQQLVVILTSIVASVGAAGIPEAGLVTMTLVFSSVGLPTQYIALLITVDWFLDRCRTAINVMGDMTVSCLLDGSTPHQPETEPFLLDPTVVD